One window of Nicotiana tomentosiformis chromosome 11, ASM39032v3, whole genome shotgun sequence genomic DNA carries:
- the LOC138901471 gene encoding uncharacterized protein, with protein MVGKGCLAYLAFVRDVGVDTPTIESVPVVRDFSDVFHADLPGIRPGKDIDFVFIDDILVYSHSLEEYVQHLRIILQTLREKKLYAKFSKCEFWLDPVAFLGHMVSGDGIKDGRVIAYGSRQLKTHEKTYPVHLLGLAAIIHALNIWRHYLYGVSSEQRWLELLKDDDITILYHPMKANVVADALRRKAVSMGSLVYILVGEIPLASDVQALTNQFVRLDVSEPSRILACVVSWSSLFERIRERQYDDPHLLVLKDMVQHGEAKEVSIGDDGVLQMQGQICVPNMDGLCS; from the exons atggttgggaagggatgtttggcatatttggcctttgtgagggatgttggtgttgatactcctacaattgagtctgttccggtagtgagagacttctcGGATGTGTTTCATGCAGATCTGCCTGGCATCCGACCCGGTaaagacattgattttg tattcattgatgatatactagTATACTCACACAGCCTGGAGGAGTATGtgcagcatttgaggattattCTACAaacattgagggagaagaaactttatgctaaattctccaaatgtgaattttggcttgatccTGTGGCGTTCTTGGGACACATGGTGTCcggtgatgggatcaag gatggtagagtgattgcttatggtTCACGCcaattgaagacccatgagaagaccTACCCCGTTCATCTTCTAGGGTTGGCAGCCATTATACATGCATTGaacatttggaggcattatctctatggcgtGTCTTctgag cagagatggttggagttgttaaaagacgatgatatcaccattttgtatcatcccatgaaggccaatgtggtggccgatgccttgaggaGAAAGGCGGTTAGCATGGGTAGCCTTgtatatattctagttggtgagataccgctagcatcagatgttcaggccttgaccaatcagtttgtgaggttagatgtttcggagcctagtcggattctagcttgcgtggtttcttggtcgtctttgtttgagcgcataaGAGAGCGTCAATACGATgaccctcatttacttgtccttaaggacatggtgcaacACGGTGaggccaaggaggtttctattggagatgatggggtgttgcagatgcagggtcagatttgtgtgcccaatatggatgggttatGTAGTTGA